The following are encoded in a window of Microcaecilia unicolor chromosome 14, aMicUni1.1, whole genome shotgun sequence genomic DNA:
- the LOC115456994 gene encoding zona pellucida sperm-binding protein 3-like, translated as MGQRVKLGLGLLVWLVSNVISTSSLGSLQRDSLAGTPSGSGLFEPRSHVHVPWLPGHRGVRPYPITVQCKEAKILVIVRRDLFGTGRLVKATDLSLGPASCKPTRSGAGETVTFEVGLHECGSTLQMTPDMLVYGTYLFYNATSSASRVIVRSNPAVVPIWCTYPRTGNVSSKAIKPTWAPFSSTISAEQRLAFTLRLMNDDWSAERPSTVFYLGDELHVEASVSLGDFVPMMVFIDKCVATLSPDKDSNPQYSIIDFHGCLVDGKQEDSFSAFRSPRVQPEKLQFTVDAFRFAGHTDSLIYITCNLRAAPISQTPGPLNKACSFSKVTNIWSAVEGPSSICTCCETKTCEGERTLDNPTDRFGSPSRIEKRDAPLSDSPLNLEASIQLDPILLSKDSMDLMDNFPDFMKVKTASHGRASLISFS; from the exons ATGGGGCAGAGAGTAAAGCTGGGATTGGGGCTCCTGGTGTGGTTGGTTTCTAATGTGATCAGTACTAGCTCCTTGGGCTCTCTACAGAGGGACTCACTGGCAGGTACCCCATCTGGGAGTGGTCTCTTTGAACCCCGATCTCATGTTCATGTTCCTTGGCTTCCTGGGCACCGGGGTGTGAGGCCGTATCCCATCACAGTTCAGTGTAAAGAGGCTAAGATATTAGTGATAGTAAGGAGGGATCTGTTTGGTACAGGGCGCTTGGTCAAAGCTACAGATCTCAGCCTGGGTCCAGCTTCCTGCAAGCCCACACGTTCTGGGGCAGGAGAAACCGTCACCTTTGAGGTTGGACTCCATGAGTGTGGCAGTACATTGCAG ATGACTCCAGACATGTTGGTCTATGGTACATATTTGTTCTACAACGCAACATCTTCAGCTAGCAGGGTTATTGTCAGAAGTAATCCAGCTGTGGTTCCCATTTGGTGTACTTATCCAAG GACTGGTAACGTGAGCAGTAAGGCCATCAAGCCAACATGGGCACCCTTTAGCTCTACAATCTCTGCAGAACAGAGGCTGGCTTTCACCTTGCGACTGATGAATG ATGACTGGAGTGCTGAAAGACCTTCTACTGTATTTTACCTGGGTGATGAGCTCCACGTTGAAGCCTCTGTCAGCCTAGGAGACTTTGTGCCCATGATGGTCTTCATTGATAAATGTGTTGCTACGTTATCTCCAGACAAGGACTCAAATCCCCAATACAGTATCATTGACTTCCATGG ATGCCTTGTGGATGGGAAGCAGGAAGACTCCTTCTCTGCCTTCAGATCTCCACGTGTCCAGCCAGAGAAGCTTCAGTTTACTGTTGATGCCTTCAGATTTGCTGGGCACACAGATTCTCTG ATCTACATCACCTGCAACTTGAGAGCTGCTCCAATCAGCCAGACACCAGGTCCATTGAATAAAGCTTGTTCCTTCAGCAAGGTTACCAATAT CTGGTCTGCTGTAGAAGGTCCCAGTAGCATCTGCACCTGTTGCGAGACTAAAACTTGTGAAGGAGAGAGAACCCTGGACAATCCAACTGATCGTTTTGGAAGCCCAAGTAGAATTGAGAAGAGAGATGCTCCTTTGTCTG ACTCACCTTTAAACTTGGAGGCATCTATCCAGCTGGACCCTATCCTCCTGAGCAAGGACTCCATGGATCTTATGGATAACTTCCCAGACTTCATGAAAGTGAAGACTGCATCTCATG